The following proteins are encoded in a genomic region of Periophthalmus magnuspinnatus isolate fPerMag1 chromosome 10, fPerMag1.2.pri, whole genome shotgun sequence:
- the tdo2a gene encoding tryptophan 2,3-dioxygenase A → MSGCPYFEKRHLLFKNRPPKTEEEDDVAQAGVNKASKGGIIYGDYLQLDKVLGAQVLQSELKANKIHDEHLFIVTHQAYELWFKQILYELDSVRDIFISGHVRDERNMLKVNTRIHRIVMILRLLVDQFAVLETMTALDFFDFREYLSPASGFQSLQFRLLENRIGVPDNLRVPYNRRHYRDNFKGHDSELLQATEQEPSLLKLVEEWLERTPGLEVEGFNFWERLEINIFEGLKAEKEKIEKMMDGEDKQELLEEVVKQKELFTSLFDEKRHDHLVSKGERRLSYKALQGALMIYFFREEPRFQVPFQLLNSLMDIDTLMTKWRYNHVCMVHRMIGSKAGTGGSSGYHYLRSTVSDRYKVFVDLFNLATFLVPRNWVPKLNPSVHTFLYTAECCDSSYCSSEDSD, encoded by the exons ATGAGTGGATGTCCCTACTTTGAGAAGCGGCATTT GttgttcaaaaacagacctccCAAAACTGAGGAAGAGGACGATGTGGCACAGGCAGGAGTGAACAAGGCCAGTAAGGGAGGAATCATCTATGGAGACTACCTGCAG CTGGACAAAGTTCTTGGGGCGCAGGTCCTCCAGAGTGAACTGAAGGCAAACAAAATCCACGATGAGCATCTCTTCATTGTTACTCATCAAG CCTATGAACTGTGGTTTAAACAGATCCTCTACGAGCTGGACTCTGTGAGGGACATCTTCATCAGTGGACAT GTCCGTGATGAGCGTAACATGCTAAAGGTGAACACTCGGATCCACCGCATTGTGATGATCCTCAGACTGCTTGTGGACCAGTTTGCAGTGCTGGAAACCATGACGGCTCTGGACTTCTTTGACTTCAG GGAATACTTGTCTCCTGCCTCGGGCTTCCAGAGTCTGCAGTTCCGTCTGCTGGAGAACCGAATCGGCGTTCCGGATAACCTGAGGGTGCCATACAACAGACGCCATTACAGAGACAACTTTAAAGGGCACGACAGTGAGCTGCTGCAGGCGACTGAGCAGGAGCCCTCTCTGCTCAAGCTGGTGGAG GAATGGCTGGAGAGGACGCCAGGCTTGGAGGTGGAAGGATTCAACTTCTGGGAAAGACTGGAAATCAATATCTTTGAAGGTTTGAAGGCCGAGAAGGAAAAGATCGAG AAAATGATGGACGGCGAAGACAAGCAGGAACTGTTGGAGGAGGTGGTCAAACAAAAAGAGCTCTTCACTTCGCTGTTTGATGAGAAGCGACATGACCACTTAGTCAGCAAAG GCGAGAGGCGGCTATCCTACAAGGCTCTCCAAGGCGCGCTGATGATCTACTTCTTCAG AGAGGAGCCACGTTTCCAGGTCCCCTTCCAGCTGCTCAACTCCCTCATGGACATCGACACGCTCATGACCAAGTGGAGAT ATAACCACGTGTGCATGGTCCATCGGATGATTGGCAGTAAGGCAGGAACAGGCGGCTCCTCGGGCTACCACTATCTCAGGTCCACCGTCAG tGACCGCTACAAAGTGTTTGTGGACCTGTTTAACCTGGCCACGTTCCTGGTGCCACGCAACTGGGTCCCAAAGCTCAACCCAAGCGTCCACACGTTCCTGTACACGGCCGAGTGCTGTGACAGCTCCTACTGCAGCAGTGAGGACTCTGACTAG